In Lactuca sativa cultivar Salinas chromosome 5, Lsat_Salinas_v11, whole genome shotgun sequence, the DNA window tcataaccaaacgcataccaaaccaagataaattatcataaaggcaattatcttctaaatactcctcattggtgggccagcacccacccctactggaaggtaactcacttcaTACAAGTAGTTGATGATAATCAGTGCGGGAAACCTCCATCCGTTGCTGCtatggaaatcctccggctacaaacccCACAAACACTCAGTTAGAAACTGATTtctatacttagggtaaaaatgaccattttaccctcaaccaagtcaagtcaaagtcaaagtcaagttccagttgacccgactcgccgagttgggccatcaactcgccgagtccctcactcTCTACTCGTCcccatccgcgaccctactcgtcgagttgggccgacaactcgacgagttcttctcccATTTGAAAGCTACaaggaaactcatccgactcgccgagtccagaaacaactcgctgagtcccacgaGCAGATCCCCTACTTGCTTCCAAATCCTCATTagagcatccatcttgaggatttgggtttctaggACTATCGCTACTCGATAAATTGCTAATTCTACGAGCAGTGATGTAGGGTTGGACCTtttacacttaaacccctcttaactCAGtattgttcatatgactcgccgagtttgaagaacaactcgtcgagttccaggcaatcttcataggactcgtcgagtggttcatccaacttgtcgagtctaagaccatcttcatagaactcgccgagtgcactttggcactcgccgagtccattcaaatctcctcccatacagaccaaatctgagacatgcaacggttccaaaccatagatctaagctcctagggcatgcttatcatgtaaagttgcaaactttatgtgcatgcatggccctatgagcacCAAAAGGCAATTCCAAGTTCTTTATGAGGTCAAACActtaatagggacctcaatcacttcaaccacagaaaCTTTACACTTTtaagatgtccataaggtccagatctgaagtcctttcagaacatagagcataaataCATAGAGTTTGAGGTTGTAGGGCTTAAAAACCACAAATTAGGAACAAAAGGAGATCTAATGAACTagagatcaaggtaggaacttttctacctaaaTGGAAGCCTTTCACagagtagatttcggatctacttcccctccttgcacccttcaaccttctccttcttcttctaagctccaaacttccttcacaaagccaaaatcactcacaagaacaatatggggactagggtttcgctctacagctcttctggaagtgttaggggcaagggaggccgagttagagtgtttaaatagggtacacactcctagattagggtttttgtccaaacaacagcttactcgctgagtccgggacccgactcggcgagtccacaacttaaacccCATGCCCCTTCCCGCTTCTACTCAGCGAGTCGatcctttgactcgccgagtccaaggccaagatGCAAAATGcacaaagaaataaataaaagattacataccaagaaccaggtgctacatattAACCATTTTCCAATCCACTTATACGTAACAAGACACCCCAATTTTTGTTGTCTAGCACAATTATGTTTATGAATTAGTGATTTGATCTGGAATGAATTTTCCTTGTTCATGGGACTAGCCCATAGTCTAAAAGGGCAAGATGGCTTCCTTTTTTCATTTTTACTGCACCTTACTAACAATGTTGTTGCCTTATTTTTTTCATACCACAATGCATAAACCTTAGACAACATAATTTGTTAACATGTGTTTCAGTTCATCTCGATTAGAGAATCTCATACCTAACTCAGGCATCATAGTGTCCCATTTTTGGTTAGGATCGTGAATAAGATGTTTTTTTTTACCTTATCACCAGCTTCGTCCTCTATGCCTCTTTCTGGAATAAGATTCTTCTGAAACAAAAAAGGATCAACAACTTCAAGCTATGGAATGCCCTCATCATCAGCTTCATGGTCCACCGATAGATAATCCGACAATACCGAGTCCACATCATCTTCATATGTTTCAGTACCACTGTCCCATTCTTCAGTTTTCTCTTCTTCAATCCAATCTAGTAAGGGTTCATGATAGTCATCAATGTAGACATTGATTTGATTATCATCATCATTAAACCCAACATCAAGGAACCTAACATAATCATCTACATCCCTGAGCTCCCTTAACCCATCTACGAGGGACCGATTTTTAAGACAGTAATACATATCCAGACATCTATTGTTGATAATTTTTTGAGATAGGTCTTGAATTCCTTGAAATCCATGTTACGTACATCTAGCCCCATAACAGGTACTTTATCAGGATGGAAGTAAACAAAGGGATTAGGAGAAAAAACACCTTTGTGGTAGACATCAATGTTGAGTGAGTCACGAGACATGCTTCCTGCACAATCGACGATGATGTACAATTGACGAAATCTCCTTCACCTCTATAAAAAATCAATTTCACTGTCACTGTTATAAATTTCATCGTTGTGTAAGAACCCTAGATATCGATTTCACCCTTCATTGAGAACCCTAGATGGTGAAATGATATCCCTTGTGGCATTTATGTTTGCACATAATTTGTTTTAATAATCTATGTCAGATTTAGCCTTTGATAATTGGTAAACAAAGAACGTAACCCATGGATGTTGGTCAATTTTTAAAACGGTATATAGGACTAGCCGATTAGGACCTAGTTTTTGGAAAAACTGGGTTATATTATGAAAAAACCGGGATCTAAAGGGGGATAAGCATTATAACCCGATTCATTTTAAAAAATCGGGGTATATGTTATACTAAAGTAACCCGGTTCCTAGCATAACAACCGGGACTTTTGTTGTATAGGTATATGACCCGGTCTTGAAAAAACAACCGATTTATATTAGTGTTACTAAGAGACAATGCATGCGTTCTAGAAAACTATATGACCAATttccaaaaaagaaaaagaaaaaaagaaaaaaaaaaagaaaagaaggttatttgactttttttgttttataaaaactcCATATAAACAGTTGCCATATAACTAATCACCCCCTATCTTGCTGACCAAAATGCTCATTTATATTCTAATTATCTTATTACTTATCCACTAGTTAGATGTAGTTTTATTTGTCTGATTTATGTTTACCTTGTATCATAATTTTAGTGCAACCAAATCGGCGTATTAGCCTGAGCGGGCATTATGTAATGAATTGGATCTTTGATTTTGTGTTGAGAGACAACATAGGTTTCCGAGTAGAGTAAGTACTTAAAAACAATCTTTTCGTCTAAAGAAAAAAACAAACTATTTGTTATTTAATTTTATCTTCATGTAGTTTTGGTACCCTTTGGAATGATAGAACTATTGCTTACAACTGTTGCTAAATAGGCCAGAGAATTTCTGAAAAATTTTATGATTGATGTGGCTGTCTAAAAGTACATATAAGGTTAGTTGTTAATctttataacatcctacttttatTTTAATGATTGTTTGCTAAATTCAACTCTTTTGAAATGCTAGagaaaaaactaattatttgttgtGTTTTATTTTTCAGTGAGGATGGAGAATAGCTGTTGTGTTTTTTTAGGTAAGGATGGAGGATAGCTGCAACACTTGATTATTGGATAATCCCTCTGCATGGGAAaacaattctttttttttttttttaaattttttcagtAAGTTTTAGGTAGTATGAAATGACCAAATCAAGGAGTTTTTAGCAACACTTAAGCATGTTTTCATCAATGACTATAATGATTGGTTATTTAGCatgtttatattaatataatttgtTCCTTTGAATGTGTGCTTTGGATGCAAGTATCAGTTTGTGCTTTTTATCAACTATTCTCTTTATATTATGGTTATTTGAATATAATTGTTGccaatttaatttttataacaaTGCTCCGTTTTACTTAACCCGATTTCTTGTAGTTATATGTTGGATGTTGTGATTATAGTTGTTTTTTCAAAGGCCGAAAAGACCCAATTATTTGAATGGAATCAGTGCATATTTAATTCTTATATGACCCGGTTTGGGGATTGGAACCGGGTTCTTATATCCTTATATGACCTGATTTTGTATGGTAGAACTGGGTCCTAATCTTTATATATGATCCAGAGTTATGCGATATAATTCCCTTATATGTCCCGGTTTATCAACAGGCAGGTTCTTTTGTGGCAGATAGGAGCCGGTTTTAAAACCGGGTTCTATTTCTTTTTTCATATAGGACTCACTAGCTTTAAGTCCCGGTTCAAAACTAGGTTATGTAATTGATTTAACCGGGTCCTATAATAACTTCGAGAAACTTGGGATTCAAAAGTTGTTGATTCATTATAGTTTGGTGGATCTTCTTCAACAATACTCTCCAATTCGTTATAATTTAGTTCACCTTCCAGCATTTCATTGACCAACCAAAAACGAGTTTATCAAATCTTTCATAATCGGCTAGATCATAAGACTTACTGTTATCCTCGAGGCtacaaaaaatattaatatacttttaaatataatttaataattaaagaAAGTGAAAAGAAAAGGTTTGAAAGTATAAGTTACCTATTTTGTAAACACAAATTATATAGAACATAAACAAGATCATTAAGCCTTTGACAAGTTGGGGCTAGCCTACTTGGCTAACAAGGTGTCAAACAAGGAGTTACTAACAAGGAGGTCATGGGTTCTATCCCATGCATATACTAACCCCTCCATTCAAAAAAAAGTATTAATCCTTTGATGCTCCAATCGATTCCTTCTTTTAGTGTGAATCTTTCAAAGACACTCCAATTTCGTTTACACCTCGAAGAAGCGGAAGAAGAAACAGTTTGGCTTAAAAATTAAATTGAAAATTATTGCAACGCCAAAGCATCTCTAATATGTGGTCTCCACCATTCATCTAATGGaaaataaaagtataatattacaaTCTTTTAACTATAATTCTACATTACTAAAAAATTGGAAACATGTTACTTAGACTGAGTGGTATTGAGAGAAGTGAAAAGCAAGTGTTCTACCAAAACTACATTGATGCTCACGAAACAAATTTAGTTAGTTCATGAGAGTTAGACCATTAATAGTATCGGCACTACCGTAAAGGTCAATCATATCAATACCCTTGGCAATTACTTCTGGTTTCTTACAAAAACTTTCTTGATCATACTGAAAGATTGGATTTAACCAATAAGCAACAACATGAAGACTCTTACGCAACATCCTACCCAAACGATTTTTAATGATGTTATTATAAGTTTAAGGTCTGTACAACACTTTGTTGTTGCGAAAAAGTTTTTTAATTCCTTTTTTTTCCATGTACATCCGTTCATACACATAACTTAAAtaagaaaacattattaaaaataataaaaatgttaatATATATGTAAACATCGTTAAAGAATAAAAAAAGTTATACCTAAAGTAGAtttctcatccaaatcacaaaTCCGTAAAAGTATTAACAATGGAGTCATCACCTTTACTATGATagcataattattctagaagctTTTCATTCAATATGATAAGTTTAACTTCTTTTGCTTTTTTTAATCTAATAGCTTTTTTATAATTTGGGGATGTGACCATAGCTTGCAAATCATGTTTGTGATCATACAAACTCTTCAACGTGATAAATGTAGTACCAAAATGATTGGCACTTGGATGAATAATCTTTGTCCAACCGGATCTTTTTCTTAACCAATTTATTAGCCATTGTGGTTATAAGCAAAAACTATAACCATTGATGCCAGTTTAACCAAATCAGGCACCTAAGGCATCCCCGACATGTCCTTCATTATCAAGTTTATACAATGAGCTGCATAAGGAAACCAAACAATAGAAGTATATTTCTCACATAAATTTTTTTTGGCAGCCTTATAGTTTGTAGCATTATGAGTGACTAAATGAAATACATTCTGAAGACAACAATCTCAACAATCTCACTAAATAAGTTGTATAAATTTGGGCATTACTCTAAATATTTGATGCATCAATTAATTTTATGAAGGAAGTCACCTTTTCACAATAAACCATAAAATTTATAAGGGGTGTTTGTCTTGTATCCCAGTATTCATCACCTTTAATTGTATAACCATTTTCTGTCTAGTAACCTCTGTAAGAATCAATTATAAGTAGTACACGTTGTTTCACATCTTTCAAAAATATGAGATGCATAACATGATATGAAGGATATTTGTTCTTAATTCATGTTTTGGAAGTAAAATAAAAGAAGAAATTCGTGTTTTATTCTCATATTCATGTTCAGATctgttttctctctctagaaatcatcTCAGATTTGTTTTCTCTCTAGAAATCATCTCATACctattttttctctctctctagaaatcatcTCAGATctgttttctctctctagaaatcttatCATATCTATTTTATCTCTCTTTGAATCTTGATTCCCATTGAAGATTTAATGGTGGGTTATGGGGTGTTAAATCACATTAAAAGACTAGGATTAAAAGTTACAAATTCAAAGTTTCGTCTTAAAGAAGGATATTTGTTTTGGCATGTTCCTGGTCAATCTATGTTGAAGAATGTCACTGAGATGTATAATCTCTATGTTGATGAGAATATCGGTGATTTCACACGGATTTCTTGTGGTGGATTGGAAAATAACGTTTACAAGAAGATAAAGATTTGTTAAAGCAACTTTCCATTATCAAAGAATATTTACTTCTGAAGAAAATACAATAGAATTTAGAAAACGAAAGAAATGAAAAAGAAGGTGTTCTTGATGAAGTTCATGAAGTTTTTCaagtttttgaagaaaaagtGACTCCATATATTCTTGTGATCTAGTAGTTTTGaagataaatttcaaaacaaatcttCTGAAATAATGAAAATGAAGGTATTTTGTTCTATTGGAACACAAACAGAAGATCTTTCATGTTTAGATGATGTTTTTTAAGGAATGGTTCCTTTCAGAAAGCCTATTATTCAAGATGTTCAAATTTACGAAACTCAAAAAGTTTGTATATCGAAGGCTTGTGATGTTCCGATTCTGAAATGTGAAGGGGTTGTTCAGAtccaaaaatcatttttgaagCCTCGAAATatgaaaagaaagaagaagaagaagaaaaacaaAGTGAAGAAAGTTTGGATGCAAAAAGTACAAGTGTCTCAGTTGAAGCCAAGCATGTTGAAAGAAAACTCAATTCTCACTTTTGTTCAAATAGAGGTGTTAGAAGTTAGAGAAAAGAGAAAAAGGCTCATGGTTGGTTCAATGAGATTTTGTGAAATTTTGTTTTCCAACTAAAAAGCGGATACCgtttttagaagatgattgttttTCTTCAAAGAAATGCGTGTGGAAGAAACCAAGTTCAATTTTAAATCTCAAATGGATTGCAAATGTTTCATAATTGCTtagtaataaaaaaacaaaaaaagagtgGGGTGAAATTTTGTTGAATGATTTATATTTTAAATGAGATGATGTTGACTGCACAAGCTTTTGAAATCTAATTTTTCAACACAAATTGGGAAGTGTGAAAGCTATCAAAAAGTGTCATTTCCTGAatgaaaaagggggggggggggctaaaATCTGACATTTATGCAAAAAAGAAAGTGCAGGCAgtcaaaagattttgaaaaagggtcaaatttaacaacatgACGGATAAATGAATATTAGGATAAGATTATACCTGAATGATGCGTTGGATTGTCTTGATGATGGATTATGTTGAATAATTGAATGTTTATGCGGGTAGTTTGGATAGGGTTCTGCTATTCAGAAATAGACAAACTATTTCAACAGAGAAGAACTTTGAGATCAACTCAAGTGTTAAACACTCAAACTTAACTTGTTTATTTCATATGGGCGAAGACCCTATTTATAGGCTCGAAGGAGCCAGTTACAATTATTATTGCAATCGTTTGATTGCAAAACGATACACATATTTTACAATATAGACCCCTAGACTATGGAGGGTCTTACATCCTACCGACACTATTTTAATACAAACGACAAATACAAATTATTCTTGCCAACACTTACATAATTACAAAAGATAAGATAGAATTATTATCTTCTATAATGTTTCGTTATCTTCATTGATGTGTTTTCTTTAATGATGATTGCTTACGTCATTCTCATTCCTCCCACCTCCAAAAAGACATATTTTTGAATAATGTTTTCTTTTATCGTTAATCTTCCATGAATGGTGTTTCTTCTGTGTTTTCTGAACAGTGACTGCAATTGTGTTTTGGTGCATGCATAATATGTTTACAAAGTTGTTTTTTGATATCAACAGGTAATTCAGCTAATTGATGAGAAAACTTTTCGAAAGGTTGTTCGAAGGTTTCAATTGCTTTCATTGCTTCCGGAGTGATTTCACTGACTGTTAACAAATAGATAATGAAATTTTTACTGGCATAATTCACTCTGATTCTTGACTTTTGATCTTTACCGTTGCTTATGCGTGATGATGCTAAATAGACATCGATGAGTGCAAAAATTAGATGATCCTGTGTTGGTGATTCACGTGGTAGATCATCTTTTGTTGGTTTTGAGCCGTTGCTTATTCCCATGTTTGCGAAAGTAATACTTGGGACAATTATTTGAGAGTCTTCATCAAAAATTGGATAGCTTGAATGCATTTTAATGAATAATCCTCTTTCCTGTTTTGCAGATCGTATTTTATAATTTCTGATGATAGTTTGCACAACAGAAGGGAACTCACTGATGCAGTGTAAATTGGTGCCTTCTAGATAGATGGTGTCGATGAATCCATGAATAAAATAATCCCACAAAGTCATAGGATCTGATAAGTCGGCTAAGAAAACTGCTTTAGGACATGGGCGTCTGGCTACCGGGTAAAAGCCCATCAAGGAATGGACTTCGGTGTATGAAATGAGGCTGTCCCATAATTCGGCAAATTTTTTGGCAGATGGTTTTTTCATGGCTTCTTTTTCTTTGGTTGATAGAATGGATTCAAGGGAAATTTTTTCATTTAATTGGTTAAGGGATCTTGGGATGGATATAGGTTTTTGTGGTGTGAAGTTGGATATAGGTTTTTGTGGTGTTAGGAGAACTGTTTTTGAATATTCGACGTTATCTTTTATTACTGCTTTGTATGCTTCGTTGTATGTGGTTTCTGcttcatttttcattttgtaACTTTTGTGAATGATATTTTTTCCAAGAATATATGAACTCGGGATTCCCCAATCGTCATATACTCCTTTGTTTTCTCCGTTGAAAATTACGTAccatttctttatatttttatgatCTGCTTGTAGTGGTGGATACTCCTCCTCGTTTGGCGTCATGGTTTGTTTTTCTGTTTCGAGTGCTATTCGTGGTTGACTTTCATCGGATGATATTTCTTGAATTTCTTCTTTTGGTTGCTTTGTTGTTGAGCTGCTGACTGCTTCTTCTTTAGATGCTGAATAAGATGATAGAATTTGTATTGTTTGTTGTAGTTGCTCTTTTTCACGTTTGACTACTTCAAGCTGTCTGATTAATGATGCTTCTTGCTCCTCTTTTTGTCTGAACTGGTGTTTGACTTGCTTCATGATGACTTCCATTTTAATATTTCTGCTGATTGAATATTTGCGTCTTTTGGGTACCTGAATAATTGATGAATTTTGTTtgcttttaatattttaaatgatGATATGAGAATTTTCATATCAATGTATGCTTTGGTGATATTTTCATATCACTGTATACTTTACCATTGTTTACTTTGGATGGTATTTTCATACCAATATATGCTTTAGCAACGTATACTTTGGATAGGTTAGATATGAGGTTTCCATCATGTTCTAAACCCAATAAAGCTTTCTTCATAGGATTATTTACCTGAATCAGAATCAATATCAGTTGTATATGCATAAATATCTATATCTGAATCTATTCCTGAATCTTCTATAGGTTCATACTCGAGATCAGTGTTCTAAAAGGTGCACCATGGCGTGcgccaaggcgcgccatggcgtgaggcgtggcttcgccattacgaaaagcttcataacgttgctgttatgCGTAACGCGTGGCAAgacgtg includes these proteins:
- the LOC111875855 gene encoding uncharacterized protein LOC111875855 isoform X1, producing MVPKRRKYSISRNIKMEVIMKQVKHQFRQKEEQEASLIRQLEVVKREKEQLQQTIQILSSYSASKEEAVSSSTTKQPKEEIQEISSDESQPRIALETEKQTMTPNEEEYPPLQADHKNIKKWYVIFNGENKGVYDDWGIPSSYILGKNIIHKSYKMKNEAETTYNEAYKAVIKDNVEYSKTVLLTPQKPISNFTPQKPISIPRSLNQLNEKISLESILSTKEKEAMKKPSAKKFAELWDSLISYTEVHSLMGFYPVARRPCPKAVFLADLSDPMTLWDYFIHGFIDTIYLEGTNLHCISEFPSVVQTIIRNYKIRSAKQERGLFIKMHSSYPIFDEDSQIIVPSITFANMGISNGSKPTKDDLPRESPTQDHLIFALIDVYLASSRISNGKDQKSRIRVNYASKNFIIYLLTVSEITPEAMKAIETFEQPFEKFSHQLAELPVDIKKQLCKHIMHAPKHNCSHCSENTEETPFMED
- the LOC111875855 gene encoding uncharacterized protein LOC111875855 isoform X2, translated to MEVIMKQVKHQFRQKEEQEASLIRQLEVVKREKEQLQQTIQILSSYSASKEEAVSSSTTKQPKEEIQEISSDESQPRIALETEKQTMTPNEEEYPPLQADHKNIKKWYVIFNGENKGVYDDWGIPSSYILGKNIIHKSYKMKNEAETTYNEAYKAVIKDNVEYSKTVLLTPQKPISNFTPQKPISIPRSLNQLNEKISLESILSTKEKEAMKKPSAKKFAELWDSLISYTEVHSLMGFYPVARRPCPKAVFLADLSDPMTLWDYFIHGFIDTIYLEGTNLHCISEFPSVVQTIIRNYKIRSAKQERGLFIKMHSSYPIFDEDSQIIVPSITFANMGISNGSKPTKDDLPRESPTQDHLIFALIDVYLASSRISNGKDQKSRIRVNYASKNFIIYLLTVSEITPEAMKAIETFEQPFEKFSHQLAELPVDIKKQLCKHIMHAPKHNCSHCSENTEETPFMED